In Gemmata obscuriglobus, a single genomic region encodes these proteins:
- a CDS encoding HNH endonuclease, producing MSAFSEVRRSEVATRAGHRCEYCHLPTRGQVATFPIDHILPRRDGGTTDLSNLALTCPHCNAHKWTAATGSDPETGETAALFNPRIDDWELHFAWADDGSGALRGRTATARATISALGINDTDMLALRILLAELGLFPESAGG from the coding sequence GTGAGCGCCTTCTCCGAGGTGCGCCGGTCCGAAGTCGCCACACGCGCCGGTCATCGTTGCGAATATTGCCACCTCCCGACCCGCGGGCAGGTGGCCACCTTTCCCATCGACCACATCCTTCCGCGGCGCGATGGCGGCACCACCGACCTCAGCAACCTCGCCCTGACCTGCCCGCACTGCAACGCTCACAAATGGACGGCCGCCACCGGTTCGGATCCCGAAACCGGCGAAACCGCTGCTCTGTTCAATCCCCGTATTGATGATTGGGAGTTGCATTTTGCTTGGGCCGATGACGGCTCAGGCGCGTTGCGCGGACGCACGGCCACTGCCCGCGCCACCATTTCCGCGCTGGGTATCAACGATACCGACATGCTCGCTCTTCGGATTCTACTCGCGGAGCTGGGGCTGTTTCCTGAATCGGCCGGCGGATAG
- a CDS encoding VOC family protein yields the protein MRSPPRLKPINPQQAEFMLLGLRTLIVHVRPEQLDAAKQWYTGFAGVAPYFDQPFYVGFNVGGFELGLHPEGVIGPGGTVAYWGTADITSELARVTGLGATVVDPIQDVGEGIKMATVADPFGNHIGLIQNPHFSISPKSQV from the coding sequence ATGCGATCGCCCCCGCGCCTCAAACCGATCAACCCACAACAGGCGGAATTCATGCTCCTCGGCCTTCGCACCCTGATCGTTCACGTTCGCCCCGAGCAGCTCGACGCCGCGAAGCAGTGGTACACCGGGTTCGCGGGCGTCGCGCCCTACTTCGACCAGCCGTTTTACGTGGGCTTCAACGTGGGCGGGTTCGAGTTGGGGCTGCACCCCGAAGGGGTAATTGGGCCGGGCGGGACGGTCGCCTACTGGGGTACCGCCGACATCACATCAGAGCTGGCACGCGTCACGGGACTCGGTGCGACGGTCGTGGACCCGATTCAGGACGTGGGCGAGGGTATCAAAATGGCGACTGTCGCGGACCCGTTCGGGAACCACATCGGGCTGATCCAGAACCCGCACTTCTCAATCAGTCCCAAGTCCCAGGTCTGA
- a CDS encoding metallophosphoesterase family protein, with product MRVLAIGDVHGCLGHLDDLLAWVAPAATDELIFLGDYVDRGPDTRGVLNRLIELKQKRPVVCLRGNHEVMMLEARFGSRSDRKQWLSVGGVQALGSYGPALGVSGTFDDVPGGHWEFLEYELVPYHETDRFIFVHAGVYPDAALDDQPDNMLYWEFLPEAMRHCSGKQVICGHSSQRSGLPKVIPGAVCIDTHAYAGGWLTCLDAISGRYWQVDVIGRKREGRVDYEE from the coding sequence ATGCGCGTCCTTGCGATCGGTGACGTACACGGCTGCCTCGGCCACCTCGACGACCTGCTCGCGTGGGTCGCCCCCGCCGCCACCGACGAACTCATCTTCCTGGGCGACTACGTGGACCGCGGCCCCGACACGCGCGGGGTGCTGAACCGGCTCATCGAGCTGAAGCAAAAGCGGCCGGTGGTCTGCCTGCGCGGGAACCACGAGGTGATGATGCTGGAGGCGCGGTTCGGCAGCCGCTCCGACCGCAAGCAGTGGCTCTCCGTGGGCGGGGTGCAGGCGCTCGGCTCCTACGGCCCGGCCCTGGGCGTGAGTGGCACCTTCGACGACGTCCCCGGTGGGCACTGGGAGTTCCTCGAGTACGAACTCGTGCCCTACCACGAAACGGACCGCTTCATCTTCGTCCACGCCGGCGTGTACCCCGACGCGGCGCTGGACGACCAGCCGGACAACATGCTGTACTGGGAGTTCTTGCCCGAAGCGATGCGGCACTGTTCGGGCAAGCAGGTGATTTGCGGGCACTCGTCGCAGCGGTCGGGGCTGCCGAAGGTGATCCCGGGCGCGGTGTGCATCGACACGCACGCCTACGCGGGCGGCTGGCTCACCTGCCTCGACGCCATCTCCGGCCGGTACTGGCAGGTGGACGTGATCGGCCGCAAGCGCGAGGGGCGAGTGGATTACGAGGAGTAA
- a CDS encoding HAD family hydrolase has protein sequence MPIILFDIDGTLVRTGGAGKAAMEQALTSAFGVAELRDDVTYSGRTDGAIGRDLLVVHGIEPTLANQHKLRDAYLANLPGHLRERGGEVCPGIPALLAHLAAQPGAVLGLLTGNVRVGAQHKLAHFGLWDYFVCGGFGDDRYERDDVARAALAHTVAHLGRDVAPADVWVIGDTPHDVTCARAIGAKAVAVATGWHPLDELAGCAPDLLFSDLSDHTKLLAAWA, from the coding sequence ATGCCAATCATCCTCTTCGACATCGACGGCACACTGGTCCGCACCGGCGGGGCCGGCAAGGCCGCCATGGAGCAGGCCCTCACGTCCGCGTTCGGCGTGGCCGAGCTGCGCGACGACGTGACGTACAGCGGGCGCACGGACGGCGCCATCGGCCGCGACCTGCTGGTCGTTCACGGGATCGAACCGACGCTCGCGAACCAACACAAGCTGCGCGACGCGTACCTCGCGAACCTGCCCGGGCACCTGCGGGAGCGCGGCGGGGAGGTGTGCCCGGGCATCCCCGCGCTGCTCGCGCACCTCGCGGCGCAACCGGGGGCGGTGCTGGGGCTGCTGACCGGCAACGTGCGCGTGGGGGCGCAGCACAAGCTCGCCCACTTCGGGCTGTGGGACTACTTCGTGTGCGGCGGGTTCGGCGACGACCGGTACGAGCGCGACGACGTGGCCCGGGCCGCGCTCGCGCACACGGTCGCGCACCTCGGGCGCGACGTCGCCCCGGCGGACGTGTGGGTGATCGGCGACACCCCGCACGACGTGACGTGCGCCCGCGCGATCGGGGCCAAGGCGGTCGCGGTCGCGACCGGGTGGCACCCGCTCGACGAACTCGCCGGGTGCGCCCCGGACCTCCTGTTCAGCGACCTGTCGGATCACACGAAACTGCTCGCGGCGTGGGCCTGA
- a CDS encoding DUF1501 domain-containing protein encodes MPLRPPARAPHWLTDRRAFLRDAGTGLGGIALAALLAEHGLLAGDAASPLRPDIKPNAPLGAREPHFAPKAKRVLVVFCSGAVSHVDTFDYKPELVKRDGQPLPGGDKLVTFQGAQGNLVKPIWAFRPRGQSGKMVSDLLPNLAGLADEMCFVHSMTAKSNTHGPAENQMSTGFTLDGFPSTGAWVSYALGSENKDLPAFVAIPDPRGVPQVGPNNWGSAFLPGVFQGTPFSADKPIPHLARPAGVTAKADADTRDFLKLLNAEHAQARGGDSQLSARIASYEMAARMQLRAAEVADLSKEPARVHTEYGTDDKDRWKAGFARNCLLARRLLERDVRFVQLFNGAYAMGEGVGNWDGHKTIKPQYETHAAVLDRPLAALLTDLKRTGLLKDTLVVWVTEFGRMPTFQKGASGRDHNPKGFTVWLAGAGVKRAFSHGATDDFGYEAADKRATIYDLHATVLHLLGLNHERLSFYHNGIERRLTDVHGEVLREVLA; translated from the coding sequence ATGCCCCTCCGCCCCCCCGCCCGGGCCCCGCACTGGCTCACGGACCGCCGCGCGTTCCTGCGCGACGCCGGCACCGGCCTCGGCGGCATCGCGCTCGCCGCGCTGCTGGCCGAGCACGGGCTGCTCGCCGGCGACGCCGCGTCCCCCCTCCGGCCCGACATCAAGCCCAACGCCCCGCTGGGCGCCCGCGAGCCGCACTTCGCGCCGAAGGCGAAGCGGGTGCTGGTCGTGTTCTGCTCCGGCGCGGTCAGCCACGTCGACACCTTCGACTACAAGCCCGAGCTGGTGAAGCGCGACGGCCAGCCCCTGCCGGGCGGCGACAAGCTGGTCACGTTCCAGGGCGCGCAGGGGAACCTCGTCAAACCGATCTGGGCGTTCAGGCCGCGGGGCCAGAGCGGCAAGATGGTCTCGGATCTGCTGCCGAACCTCGCCGGGCTCGCGGACGAGATGTGCTTCGTTCACTCGATGACCGCGAAGAGCAACACGCACGGCCCGGCCGAGAACCAGATGAGCACCGGGTTCACGCTCGACGGGTTCCCCAGCACCGGCGCGTGGGTGAGCTACGCGCTGGGGAGCGAGAACAAGGACCTGCCCGCGTTCGTCGCGATCCCGGACCCGCGCGGCGTGCCGCAGGTGGGGCCGAACAACTGGGGCAGCGCGTTCCTGCCCGGGGTGTTCCAGGGCACGCCGTTCAGCGCCGACAAGCCGATCCCGCACCTCGCCCGGCCCGCGGGCGTGACCGCGAAGGCGGACGCCGACACCCGCGACTTCCTGAAGCTGCTCAACGCCGAGCACGCGCAGGCCCGCGGCGGCGACTCGCAACTGAGCGCGCGGATCGCGAGCTACGAGATGGCCGCCCGGATGCAGCTCCGCGCCGCGGAGGTCGCCGACCTGTCGAAAGAGCCCGCGCGGGTTCACACGGAATACGGCACGGACGACAAGGACCGCTGGAAGGCCGGGTTCGCGCGCAACTGCCTGCTCGCCCGGCGGCTCCTGGAGCGCGACGTGCGGTTCGTCCAGCTCTTCAACGGCGCGTACGCGATGGGCGAGGGCGTCGGCAACTGGGACGGGCACAAGACCATCAAGCCGCAGTACGAGACCCACGCGGCGGTTCTCGACAGGCCGCTCGCGGCCCTGCTGACCGACCTCAAGCGCACGGGGCTGCTCAAAGACACGTTAGTGGTGTGGGTGACGGAGTTCGGGCGGATGCCGACGTTCCAGAAGGGGGCGAGCGGCCGCGACCACAACCCGAAAGGGTTCACGGTGTGGCTCGCGGGGGCCGGGGTGAAGCGCGCGTTCAGCCACGGCGCGACGGACGACTTCGGCTACGAGGCCGCGGACAAGAGGGCCACGATCTACGACCTCCACGCCACGGTGCTGCACCTCCTGGGGCTGAACCACGAGCGGCTCTCGTTCTACCACAACGGCATCGAGCGCCGGCTGACCGACGTTCACGGTGAGGTGCTGCGCGAAGTGCTCGCGTGA